Proteins encoded in a region of the Gemmatimonadales bacterium genome:
- a CDS encoding bifunctional nuclease family protein: MAPDAPGSGLVEVRVAHLGLDRNTNAPVVVLQEKDGQRVLPIWIGPSEASAIAMELAGVKFSRPLTHDLLKQVIVGLGGELRRVLITSVKDNTYYAELHIYRNGDVVQVDARPSDSIAIALRLKAPIFSNGDLLDTSAVSTVDTPPDEGPLDKES, translated from the coding sequence TTGGCACCTGACGCGCCGGGGAGCGGGCTGGTCGAGGTCCGCGTCGCCCATCTCGGTCTCGACCGGAACACCAATGCTCCGGTGGTGGTCCTGCAGGAGAAGGACGGGCAGCGCGTGCTCCCGATCTGGATCGGGCCGAGCGAGGCGAGCGCCATCGCGATGGAGCTGGCCGGCGTCAAGTTCTCCCGCCCGCTGACGCACGACCTGCTGAAGCAGGTGATCGTCGGGCTCGGCGGCGAGCTGCGCCGCGTGCTCATCACCTCGGTGAAGGACAACACCTACTACGCCGAGCTGCACATCTACCGGAACGGCGACGTCGTGCAGGTGGACGCACGCCCGTCCGACAGCATCGCGATCGCGCTGCGCCTGAAGGCGCCGATCTTCAGCAACGGCGACCTGCTCGACACCTCGGCGGTCAGCACCGTGGACACGCCGCCCGACGAGGGACCGCTCGACAAGGAATCGC